A single genomic interval of Lathyrus oleraceus cultivar Zhongwan6 chromosome 7, CAAS_Psat_ZW6_1.0, whole genome shotgun sequence harbors:
- the LOC127106402 gene encoding uncharacterized protein LOC127106402 — protein sequence MAYFHVITALVFALVLARIDLSSCKMVKGRVSCVDCTHNYDLSDIKVSVKCEGVKNLAITATEKDGSFKANLPSDHTKTSMNCLAKLLGGPTQLYTKKQNQVSQITKGKEENSYTISTPLSFMISCPKNTNCKAAKPVGSSKTVNLPLPPAWGLAPSSYYVPFVPIIGIP from the exons ATGGCTTATTTTCATGTTATCACAGCTCTTGTCTTTGCATTAGTTCTTGCTAGAATCGACCTATCATCATGCAAAATGGTAAAGGGCAGAGTCTCTTGTGTTGACTGCACTCACAACTACGACTTATCAG ATATTAAGGTCTCTGTGAAGTGTGAAGGTGTAAAAAACCTAGCTATAACAGCAACAGAAAAAGATGGCTCCTTCAAGGCTAACCTTCCCTCAGACCATACAAAAACTTCCATGAACTGTTTGGCAAAACTTCTTGGAGGACCAACTCAGCTTTACACCAAAAAACAAAACCAAGTTTCACAAATTACCAAAGGAAAAGAAGAAAACAGCTACACCATCTCTACTCCTCTTAGTTTCATGATATCATGCCCTAAAAACACAAATTGTAAGGCTGCAAAACCTGTTGGTTCATCCAAAACTGTTAACCTTCCTCTTCCTCCAGCATGGGGTTTGGCACCAAGTAGTTACTATGTACCTTTTGTTCCTATCATTGGAATACCTTAA